Proteins encoded in a region of the Sphingomonas japonica genome:
- a CDS encoding cell division protein FtsQ/DivIB, whose protein sequence is MTRTTTRRASARRSVKPKRKAQPKRPRPSALDHAVAALPVDEHTLRKAMAWTIVALVGLTLAIVAVASGGLTMVGVAMAEVAGKAGLRVEQIEITGLKRMERMSVYAVALDQQSRAMPLVDLDGVRERLLDYGWIADARVSRRLPDTLVVDIVERQAAAVWQHNGQLMLIDKDGVLLEPVAASAMPNLPLVIGEGANAQEPAYQTLIEAAPALKPMVRAATWLGNRRWDITFVSGEVLMLPEGTERAARALTKFAELDGRDRLLGSDYVRFDLRNPEFMAMRRRGPETRIPLGPPDSDTATGE, encoded by the coding sequence ATGACGCGCACCACTACCCGCCGCGCCTCGGCGCGCCGTTCGGTCAAGCCGAAGCGCAAGGCGCAGCCCAAGCGGCCGCGGCCATCGGCGCTCGACCACGCGGTCGCGGCCCTGCCGGTCGACGAGCACACGCTGCGCAAGGCGATGGCGTGGACGATCGTCGCGCTGGTCGGCCTGACGCTGGCGATCGTCGCGGTGGCGAGCGGCGGCCTGACGATGGTCGGCGTCGCGATGGCGGAAGTCGCGGGCAAGGCCGGGCTGCGGGTCGAGCAGATCGAGATCACCGGATTGAAGCGGATGGAGCGGATGTCGGTCTATGCCGTCGCGCTCGACCAGCAATCGCGGGCGATGCCGCTGGTCGATCTGGACGGAGTGCGCGAGCGCCTGCTGGATTATGGGTGGATCGCCGATGCGCGGGTGTCGCGGCGGCTGCCCGACACGCTGGTGGTCGATATCGTGGAGCGGCAGGCTGCGGCGGTGTGGCAGCATAATGGGCAGCTGATGCTGATCGACAAGGACGGCGTGCTGCTCGAGCCGGTCGCGGCGAGCGCGATGCCCAACCTGCCGCTGGTGATCGGCGAGGGGGCGAATGCACAGGAGCCGGCGTATCAGACGCTGATCGAGGCGGCGCCTGCATTGAAGCCGATGGTACGCGCGGCGACGTGGCTCGGCAATCGCCGCTGGGATATCACCTTTGTCTCGGGTGAGGTGCTGATGCTGCCAGAGGGAACCGAGCGCGCGGCGCGGGCACTGACCAAGTTCGCCGAGCTCGACGGACGCGACCGGTTGCTGGGCAGCGACTATGTGCGATTCGACCTGCGCAATCCGGAGTTCATGGCGATGCGGAGGCGCGGACCGGAAACGCGGATACCGCTGGGTCCACCAGATAGCGACACGGCAACGGGCGAATAG
- the ftsA gene encoding cell division protein FtsA, with translation MAKAAPEGLITALDIGSSKVSALIAQKGDGGELVVLGTGQRESRGVKRGYIADMAATEIAVREAVEQAERIAGTNIEDVWVSFSAGGLVSDHVKLEMDLGGHRVEQSDIDTLLKDGHAAIRMDGRMVLHAQPTRYIVDGLDGVKAPLGLHADRLGVEIHVVGSEGSPVRNLDLCVRSAHLEVKSIIAAPVATGLACLSDEERELGVALIEIGAGVTNVSTFEGGVLKGLASIGMGAADITDDIAAAFGTRRAQAERLKCFYGSANMSPRDNHEMIDVAPISSDDDAEGSRITRAQLIAVIRLRLDRLMAEIQKELRKLKTDDPVARQIVLTGGGAELKGIADYAQQVLGRTVRVGRARGLTALPDAHSGPAFATLAGLAMYAAADPVDLRSVEPTQQLVMRSSPLALVRRLFATFRANY, from the coding sequence ATGGCCAAGGCTGCACCCGAAGGACTGATTACCGCACTCGACATCGGATCGTCGAAGGTGTCGGCGCTGATCGCGCAAAAGGGCGACGGCGGCGAGCTGGTGGTGCTGGGCACCGGGCAGCGCGAGAGCCGGGGCGTCAAGCGCGGCTATATTGCCGACATGGCCGCGACCGAGATCGCCGTGCGCGAGGCGGTCGAGCAGGCCGAGCGGATCGCGGGCACCAATATCGAGGACGTGTGGGTGAGCTTTTCGGCGGGCGGGCTGGTGTCCGACCATGTCAAGCTGGAGATGGACCTGGGCGGGCACCGCGTCGAGCAGAGCGACATCGATACGCTGCTCAAGGACGGCCACGCCGCGATCCGGATGGACGGGCGGATGGTGCTGCATGCCCAGCCGACGCGCTACATCGTCGACGGCCTGGACGGGGTGAAGGCGCCGCTGGGGCTGCACGCCGATCGGCTTGGCGTCGAGATCCACGTCGTCGGCAGCGAGGGCTCGCCGGTGCGCAACCTCGACCTGTGCGTGCGGTCGGCGCATCTGGAAGTGAAGTCGATCATCGCCGCGCCGGTCGCGACGGGCCTCGCCTGCCTGTCCGACGAGGAGCGCGAGCTGGGTGTGGCGCTGATCGAGATCGGCGCCGGGGTGACCAATGTATCGACGTTCGAGGGCGGAGTGCTCAAAGGGCTGGCGTCGATCGGGATGGGCGCGGCCGACATCACCGACGACATCGCCGCGGCGTTCGGAACACGTCGGGCGCAGGCCGAGCGGCTGAAATGCTTCTATGGCTCGGCGAACATGAGCCCGCGCGACAATCATGAGATGATCGACGTCGCGCCGATCTCGTCCGACGACGATGCCGAAGGATCGCGGATCACGCGCGCGCAGCTGATCGCGGTGATCCGTTTGCGGCTCGACCGGCTGATGGCGGAAATCCAGAAGGAGCTGCGCAAGCTCAAGACCGACGATCCGGTCGCGCGGCAGATCGTGCTGACCGGCGGCGGCGCGGAGTTGAAGGGCATCGCCGATTATGCGCAGCAGGTGCTGGGGCGCACGGTGCGGGTCGGGCGTGCGCGCGGGCTGACTGCGCTGCCCGACGCGCATTCGGGCCCGGCATTCGCGACGCTTGCCGGGCTGGCGATGTATGCGGCCGCCGATCCGGTCGACCTGCGCAGCGTCGAGCCGACGCAGCAGCTGGTGATGCGGAGCAGTCCGCTTGCGCTGGTCCGCCGCCTTTTTGCGACGTTTCGAGCCAATTATTAA
- the ftsZ gene encoding cell division protein FtsZ, producing the protein MSIDFLPPEVDELTPRITVIGVGGAGGNAIANMIRAEVQGVEFLVANTDAQALKQSNASQRIQLGAKITQGLGAGSRPEIGRAAAEETIEQVQKALEGAHMCFIAAGMGGGTGTGAAPVIAKAARDMGILTVGVVTKPFAFEGKRRTQSADAGIEELQKFVDTLIVIPNQNLFLIANANTTFKQAFEMADEVLQQGVRGITDLMVMPGLINLDFADVRSVMQEMGKAMMGTGEADGDSRAIEAAQKAIANPLLDGVSMKGAKGVIVSITGGEDMRLMEVDEAANHIRELVDPDANIIWGSAFNPELEGKIRVSVVATGIEADTSAPALAAPEAPRVFSFNTPRRPSEPAPIAPDRDEAPAAAEGTAPEHDEEPLELSSEMAGDEQSGDEGGELVLDSETMVPENPAPIRGDAAQPEGGAPYRFVSDDVADEADAPEPAPTPRGKPGGTLFERMSNAGRGIGKGDDDKAPLDIPRFLHRQNNQ; encoded by the coding sequence ATGAGCATCGATTTCCTTCCGCCTGAGGTGGACGAGCTGACGCCGCGCATCACCGTCATCGGCGTCGGCGGCGCGGGCGGCAACGCGATCGCGAACATGATCCGCGCCGAAGTGCAGGGGGTCGAGTTCCTGGTCGCCAACACCGATGCGCAGGCGCTCAAGCAGTCGAACGCTTCGCAGCGCATCCAGTTGGGTGCCAAGATCACGCAGGGATTGGGCGCCGGATCGCGGCCCGAGATCGGGCGCGCGGCGGCGGAAGAGACGATTGAACAGGTGCAAAAGGCGCTCGAGGGCGCGCATATGTGCTTCATCGCGGCGGGCATGGGCGGCGGCACCGGCACCGGCGCTGCCCCGGTCATCGCCAAGGCAGCGCGCGACATGGGCATCCTGACGGTGGGCGTCGTCACCAAGCCGTTCGCGTTCGAGGGCAAGCGCCGCACGCAATCGGCGGATGCCGGCATCGAGGAGCTGCAGAAGTTCGTCGATACGCTGATCGTCATCCCCAACCAGAATCTGTTCCTGATCGCCAACGCCAACACGACGTTCAAGCAGGCGTTCGAGATGGCCGACGAGGTGCTGCAACAGGGCGTGCGCGGCATCACCGACCTGATGGTCATGCCCGGCCTGATCAACCTCGACTTCGCCGACGTGCGCAGTGTGATGCAGGAAATGGGCAAGGCGATGATGGGCACCGGCGAGGCCGACGGCGACAGCCGCGCGATCGAGGCGGCGCAGAAGGCGATCGCCAATCCGCTGCTCGACGGGGTGAGCATGAAGGGCGCCAAGGGCGTGATCGTGTCGATCACCGGCGGCGAGGACATGCGCCTGATGGAAGTCGACGAGGCCGCCAACCACATCCGCGAGCTGGTCGATCCCGATGCCAACATCATCTGGGGATCGGCGTTCAACCCCGAGCTGGAAGGCAAGATCCGCGTGTCGGTGGTCGCCACCGGCATCGAGGCGGACACGTCGGCACCCGCGCTGGCGGCGCCCGAGGCGCCGCGCGTCTTCTCGTTCAACACGCCGCGCCGTCCGTCCGAGCCTGCGCCGATTGCTCCCGATCGCGACGAGGCTCCGGCCGCTGCCGAGGGGACCGCGCCCGAGCATGACGAAGAGCCGCTCGAGCTGTCCAGCGAGATGGCGGGCGACGAGCAAAGCGGCGACGAGGGCGGCGAGCTGGTACTCGACAGCGAGACCATGGTGCCCGAGAATCCGGCGCCGATCCGCGGCGATGCGGCGCAGCCCGAAGGCGGGGCGCCCTACCGGTTCGTGTCGGACGACGTCGCCGACGAAGCCGACGCGCCCGAGCCGGCGCCAACGCCGCGCGGCAAGCCGGGCGGGACGTTGTTCGAGCGGATGTCGAATGCGGGGCGCGGCATCGGCAAGGGCGACGACGACAAGGCGCCGCTGGACATTCCCCGGTTTCTGCACCGCCAGAACAACCAGTAA